One genomic segment of Scophthalmus maximus strain ysfricsl-2021 chromosome 3, ASM2237912v1, whole genome shotgun sequence includes these proteins:
- the ccm2l gene encoding cerebral cavernous malformations 2 protein-like isoform X4, with product MDYEPKKSKKSFVSPIRRLVWSKASRRPADRGSVYRRPLHTVPLYPPDYVIHPERLIFDYVEKEVKFLGHLTWVSVTLNPSSRDELLQLLDTARQLKVLPLKTSVDQDCILSLSARCLLLTWRDNEKLLMRVPTHEVAAASYLRDDALHLLVLKTGLNVDTVVAGDDSLDRKKPTGIDGRRQTMSCNADPRPAGGTMERRHTICGVDWRPSLSRSNHDKSQNVERGVVGGGGGGGGGGERGGGGSLERKRVGGSWERRPQARKTGGSWESRRARPVSGSWGVGVGGGGGGSWERRGGGGGGGGGSWEKRGGGAGGSWERRQACTGSWERGKSYGSWERRNHNPLEPTPCPDAYCNLVILAVENRDAAEEYCSLICQMFQIIYGHQTIECVDRAGFHHTMPDRYWLQRSDSCLTDMSYSYDPEFSCCSSYDGSQDAFELYYSETYSESSSLSPQDSRRSLASASDAGDSDPALLLMQEYMITLRNKLSPVELQQFAVLLREYRLGSNIDHFCSELLQLYGDNRKFLLLGMRPFIPDKDVGVFESFLESIGIREGGILTDSFGRIKRSMSNTSATAMRGYDNCSLASGSQEFNRRITDITHDIQALGFQDTHGDIEEEDYYL from the exons ATGGACTATGAACCGAAGAAGTCCAAGAAG AGTTTTGTTTCCCCCATTAGGCGGCTGGTCTGGTCCAAAGCGAGTCGAAGGCCAGCAGACCGAGGCAGCGTTTACCGCCGCCCGTTGCACACCGTCCCCCTCTATCCCCCCGACTACGTCATCCACCCGGAGAGACTCATCTTCGACTACGTAGAGAAGGAGGTCAAG TTCCTCGGTCACCTGACCTGGGTGTCGGTTACACTGAACCCCTCCAGCCGAGACGAACTGTTACAACTACTGGATACCGCCAGG CAGCTGAAGGTGCTGCCGCTGAAGACCAGCGTGGATCAGGACTGCATTCTGAGTCTGTCCGCCCGCTGTCTGCTGCTGACGTGGCGGGACAACGAGAAGCTGCTGATGAGGGTCCCCACGCACGAGGTCGCCGCTGCCTCCTACCTGCGAGACGACGCACTGCACCTGCTGGTCCTCAAGACGG GTCTGAACGTGGACACTGTAGTTGCCGGGGACGACAGCCTGGACAGGAAAAAGCCAACAGGCATCGACGGGCGTCGTCAAACAATGAGCTGCAACGCTGACCCACGACCTGCAGGGGGCACAATGGAGCGACGACACACCATCTGTGGCGTGGACTGGAGGCCGTCACTGTCCAGGAGCAACCACGACAAAAGCCAGAACGTGGAGAGAGGAGTTgttggaggtggtggaggtggtggaggaggaggggagagggggggaggtgggAGTCTAGAGAGGAAGCGAGTGGGAGGGAGCTGGGAGAGGAGGCCGCAAGCACGTAAAACAGGTGGAAGCTGGGAGAGTCGCAGGGCAAGACCCGTGAGCGGGAGCTGGGGggtgggagtgggaggaggtggtggagggagctgggagaggagaggaggaggtggtgggggtggagggggcagctgggagaagagaggaggaggcgcggGGGGAAGCTGGGAGCGACGGCAGGCCTGCACAGGGAGCTGGGAGCGGGGCAAGAGCTACGGCAGCTGGGAGAGGAGGAACCACAACCCGCTGGAGCCCACGCCCTGCCCTGACGCCTACTGCAACCTGGTCATCCTGGCTGTGGAGAACAGG gATGCTGCAGAGGAGTACTGCTCGCTGATCTGTCAGATGTTCCAGATCATCTACGGCCACCAGACCATCGAGTGCGTCGACAGGGCGGGCTTTCACCACACCATGCCGGACCGCTATTGGCTGCAGAGGA GCGACAGTTGTCTGACCGACATGTCCTACAGTTACGACCCAgagttcagctgctgcagctcata TGATGGCTCCCAGGACGCCTTTGAGCTCTACTACAGCGAGACGTACAGCGAGAGCTCGTCTCTCTCGCCGCAGGACTCCCGTCGCAGTCTGGCCTCAGCCAGTGACGCAGGAGACAGTGACCCGGCCCTGCTGCTGATGCAGGAGTACATGATCACA ctgcgtAACAAGCTGAGTCCGGTGGAGTTGCAGCAGTTCGCGGTGCTGCTGAGAGAATACAGACTGGGATCAAACATCGACCACTTCTGCTCTGAGCTGCTGCAACTGTACGGAGACAATCGCAAGTTCCTGCTGCTGG gcATGCGTCCATTCATCCCGGACAAAGACGTTGGAGTGTTCGAGAGTTTCCTGGAGAGCATCGGGATCCGAGAGGGCGGGATTTTAACCGACAGCTTTGGACGCATCAAACGCAGCATGAGCAACACGTCGGCTACGGCCATGAGAGG GTACGACAACTGCTCTCTGGCCTCTGGATCTCAGGAGTTCAACCGGCGCATCACGGACATCACCCACGACATCCAGGCGCTCGGCTTCCAGGACACACACGGAGACATCGAGGAAGAGGACTACTACCTCTGA
- the ccm2l gene encoding cerebral cavernous malformations 2 protein-like isoform X2, producing MNRRSPRRYNSFYSSPGSFRASSRDDQGPCQCSPESFVSPIRRLVWSKASRRPADRGSVYRRPLHTVPLYPPDYVIHPERLIFDYVEKEVKFLGHLTWVSVTLNPSSRDELLQLLDTARQLKVLPLKTSVDQDCILSLSARCLLLTWRDNEKLLMRVPTHEVAAASYLRDDALHLLVLKTGLNVDTVVAGDDSLDRKKPTGIDGRRQTMSCNADPRPAGGTMERRHTICGVDWRPSLSRSNHDKSQNVERGVVGGGGGGGGGGERGGGGSLERKRVGGSWERRPQARKTGGSWESRRARPVSGSWGVGVGGGGGGSWERRGGGGGGGGGSWEKRGGGAGGSWERRQACTGSWERGKSYGSWERRNHNPLEPTPCPDAYCNLVILAVENRDAAEEYCSLICQMFQIIYGHQTIECVDRAGFHHTMPDRYWLQRSDSCLTDMSYSYDPEFSCCSSYDGSQDAFELYYSETYSESSSLSPQDSRRSLASASDAGDSDPALLLMQEYMITLRNKLSPVELQQFAVLLREYRLGSNIDHFCSELLQLYGDNRKFLLLGMRPFIPDKDVGVFESFLESIGIREGGILTDSFGRIKRSMSNTSATAMRGYDNCSLASGSQEFNRRITDITHDIQALGFQDTHGDIEEEDYYL from the exons ATGAACCGAAGAAGTCCAAGAAGGTACAACAGCTTCTATTCTTCTCCCGGTAGTTTCCGGGCTTCCTCTCGTGATGATCAGGGACCATGTCAATGTTCTCCAGAG AGTTTTGTTTCCCCCATTAGGCGGCTGGTCTGGTCCAAAGCGAGTCGAAGGCCAGCAGACCGAGGCAGCGTTTACCGCCGCCCGTTGCACACCGTCCCCCTCTATCCCCCCGACTACGTCATCCACCCGGAGAGACTCATCTTCGACTACGTAGAGAAGGAGGTCAAG TTCCTCGGTCACCTGACCTGGGTGTCGGTTACACTGAACCCCTCCAGCCGAGACGAACTGTTACAACTACTGGATACCGCCAGG CAGCTGAAGGTGCTGCCGCTGAAGACCAGCGTGGATCAGGACTGCATTCTGAGTCTGTCCGCCCGCTGTCTGCTGCTGACGTGGCGGGACAACGAGAAGCTGCTGATGAGGGTCCCCACGCACGAGGTCGCCGCTGCCTCCTACCTGCGAGACGACGCACTGCACCTGCTGGTCCTCAAGACGG GTCTGAACGTGGACACTGTAGTTGCCGGGGACGACAGCCTGGACAGGAAAAAGCCAACAGGCATCGACGGGCGTCGTCAAACAATGAGCTGCAACGCTGACCCACGACCTGCAGGGGGCACAATGGAGCGACGACACACCATCTGTGGCGTGGACTGGAGGCCGTCACTGTCCAGGAGCAACCACGACAAAAGCCAGAACGTGGAGAGAGGAGTTgttggaggtggtggaggtggtggaggaggaggggagagggggggaggtgggAGTCTAGAGAGGAAGCGAGTGGGAGGGAGCTGGGAGAGGAGGCCGCAAGCACGTAAAACAGGTGGAAGCTGGGAGAGTCGCAGGGCAAGACCCGTGAGCGGGAGCTGGGGggtgggagtgggaggaggtggtggagggagctgggagaggagaggaggaggtggtgggggtggagggggcagctgggagaagagaggaggaggcgcggGGGGAAGCTGGGAGCGACGGCAGGCCTGCACAGGGAGCTGGGAGCGGGGCAAGAGCTACGGCAGCTGGGAGAGGAGGAACCACAACCCGCTGGAGCCCACGCCCTGCCCTGACGCCTACTGCAACCTGGTCATCCTGGCTGTGGAGAACAGG gATGCTGCAGAGGAGTACTGCTCGCTGATCTGTCAGATGTTCCAGATCATCTACGGCCACCAGACCATCGAGTGCGTCGACAGGGCGGGCTTTCACCACACCATGCCGGACCGCTATTGGCTGCAGAGGA GCGACAGTTGTCTGACCGACATGTCCTACAGTTACGACCCAgagttcagctgctgcagctcata TGATGGCTCCCAGGACGCCTTTGAGCTCTACTACAGCGAGACGTACAGCGAGAGCTCGTCTCTCTCGCCGCAGGACTCCCGTCGCAGTCTGGCCTCAGCCAGTGACGCAGGAGACAGTGACCCGGCCCTGCTGCTGATGCAGGAGTACATGATCACA ctgcgtAACAAGCTGAGTCCGGTGGAGTTGCAGCAGTTCGCGGTGCTGCTGAGAGAATACAGACTGGGATCAAACATCGACCACTTCTGCTCTGAGCTGCTGCAACTGTACGGAGACAATCGCAAGTTCCTGCTGCTGG gcATGCGTCCATTCATCCCGGACAAAGACGTTGGAGTGTTCGAGAGTTTCCTGGAGAGCATCGGGATCCGAGAGGGCGGGATTTTAACCGACAGCTTTGGACGCATCAAACGCAGCATGAGCAACACGTCGGCTACGGCCATGAGAGG GTACGACAACTGCTCTCTGGCCTCTGGATCTCAGGAGTTCAACCGGCGCATCACGGACATCACCCACGACATCCAGGCGCTCGGCTTCCAGGACACACACGGAGACATCGAGGAAGAGGACTACTACCTCTGA
- the ccm2l gene encoding cerebral cavernous malformations 2 protein-like isoform X3 codes for MDYEPKKSKKSFVSPIRRLVWSKASRRPADRGSVYRRPLHTVPLYPPDYVIHPERLIFDYVEKEVKFLGHLTWVSVTLNPSSRDELLQLLDTARQLKVLPLKTSVDQDCILSLSARCLLLTWRDNEKLLMRVPTHEVAAASYLRDDALHLLVLKTGLNVDTVVAGDDSLDRKKPTGIDGRRQTMSCNADPRPAGGTMERRHTICGVDWRPSLSRSNHDKSQNVERGVVGGGGGGGGGGERGGGGSLERKRVGGSWERRPQARKTGGSWESRRARPVSGSWGVGVGGGGGGSWERRGGGGGGGGGSWEKRGGGAGGSWERRQACTGSWERGKSYGSWERRNHNPLEPTPCPDAYCNLVILAVENRDAAEEYCSLICQMFQIIYGHQTIECVDRAGFHHTMPDRYWLQRSDSCLTDMSYSYDPEFSCCSSYDGSQDAFELYYSETYSESSSLSPQDSRRSLASASDAGDSDPALLLMQEYMITLRNKLSPVELQQFAVLLREYRLGSNIDHFCSELLQLYGDNRKFLLLGMRPFIPDKDVGVFESFLESIGIREGGILTDSFGRIKRSMSNTSATAMRGRYDNCSLASGSQEFNRRITDITHDIQALGFQDTHGDIEEEDYYL; via the exons ATGGACTATGAACCGAAGAAGTCCAAGAAG AGTTTTGTTTCCCCCATTAGGCGGCTGGTCTGGTCCAAAGCGAGTCGAAGGCCAGCAGACCGAGGCAGCGTTTACCGCCGCCCGTTGCACACCGTCCCCCTCTATCCCCCCGACTACGTCATCCACCCGGAGAGACTCATCTTCGACTACGTAGAGAAGGAGGTCAAG TTCCTCGGTCACCTGACCTGGGTGTCGGTTACACTGAACCCCTCCAGCCGAGACGAACTGTTACAACTACTGGATACCGCCAGG CAGCTGAAGGTGCTGCCGCTGAAGACCAGCGTGGATCAGGACTGCATTCTGAGTCTGTCCGCCCGCTGTCTGCTGCTGACGTGGCGGGACAACGAGAAGCTGCTGATGAGGGTCCCCACGCACGAGGTCGCCGCTGCCTCCTACCTGCGAGACGACGCACTGCACCTGCTGGTCCTCAAGACGG GTCTGAACGTGGACACTGTAGTTGCCGGGGACGACAGCCTGGACAGGAAAAAGCCAACAGGCATCGACGGGCGTCGTCAAACAATGAGCTGCAACGCTGACCCACGACCTGCAGGGGGCACAATGGAGCGACGACACACCATCTGTGGCGTGGACTGGAGGCCGTCACTGTCCAGGAGCAACCACGACAAAAGCCAGAACGTGGAGAGAGGAGTTgttggaggtggtggaggtggtggaggaggaggggagagggggggaggtgggAGTCTAGAGAGGAAGCGAGTGGGAGGGAGCTGGGAGAGGAGGCCGCAAGCACGTAAAACAGGTGGAAGCTGGGAGAGTCGCAGGGCAAGACCCGTGAGCGGGAGCTGGGGggtgggagtgggaggaggtggtggagggagctgggagaggagaggaggaggtggtgggggtggagggggcagctgggagaagagaggaggaggcgcggGGGGAAGCTGGGAGCGACGGCAGGCCTGCACAGGGAGCTGGGAGCGGGGCAAGAGCTACGGCAGCTGGGAGAGGAGGAACCACAACCCGCTGGAGCCCACGCCCTGCCCTGACGCCTACTGCAACCTGGTCATCCTGGCTGTGGAGAACAGG gATGCTGCAGAGGAGTACTGCTCGCTGATCTGTCAGATGTTCCAGATCATCTACGGCCACCAGACCATCGAGTGCGTCGACAGGGCGGGCTTTCACCACACCATGCCGGACCGCTATTGGCTGCAGAGGA GCGACAGTTGTCTGACCGACATGTCCTACAGTTACGACCCAgagttcagctgctgcagctcata TGATGGCTCCCAGGACGCCTTTGAGCTCTACTACAGCGAGACGTACAGCGAGAGCTCGTCTCTCTCGCCGCAGGACTCCCGTCGCAGTCTGGCCTCAGCCAGTGACGCAGGAGACAGTGACCCGGCCCTGCTGCTGATGCAGGAGTACATGATCACA ctgcgtAACAAGCTGAGTCCGGTGGAGTTGCAGCAGTTCGCGGTGCTGCTGAGAGAATACAGACTGGGATCAAACATCGACCACTTCTGCTCTGAGCTGCTGCAACTGTACGGAGACAATCGCAAGTTCCTGCTGCTGG gcATGCGTCCATTCATCCCGGACAAAGACGTTGGAGTGTTCGAGAGTTTCCTGGAGAGCATCGGGATCCGAGAGGGCGGGATTTTAACCGACAGCTTTGGACGCATCAAACGCAGCATGAGCAACACGTCGGCTACGGCCATGAGAGG CAGGTACGACAACTGCTCTCTGGCCTCTGGATCTCAGGAGTTCAACCGGCGCATCACGGACATCACCCACGACATCCAGGCGCTCGGCTTCCAGGACACACACGGAGACATCGAGGAAGAGGACTACTACCTCTGA
- the ccm2l gene encoding cerebral cavernous malformations 2 protein-like isoform X1, producing the protein MNRRSPRRYNSFYSSPGSFRASSRDDQGPCQCSPEVTAPHVLAASEVWGPVERSASPAAHVQYQSVPRESLPRGKVAHRDAELSLSNGAQSFVSPIRRLVWSKASRRPADRGSVYRRPLHTVPLYPPDYVIHPERLIFDYVEKEVKFLGHLTWVSVTLNPSSRDELLQLLDTARQLKVLPLKTSVDQDCILSLSARCLLLTWRDNEKLLMRVPTHEVAAASYLRDDALHLLVLKTGLNVDTVVAGDDSLDRKKPTGIDGRRQTMSCNADPRPAGGTMERRHTICGVDWRPSLSRSNHDKSQNVERGVVGGGGGGGGGGERGGGGSLERKRVGGSWERRPQARKTGGSWESRRARPVSGSWGVGVGGGGGGSWERRGGGGGGGGGSWEKRGGGAGGSWERRQACTGSWERGKSYGSWERRNHNPLEPTPCPDAYCNLVILAVENRDAAEEYCSLICQMFQIIYGHQTIECVDRAGFHHTMPDRYWLQRSDSCLTDMSYSYDPEFSCCSSYDGSQDAFELYYSETYSESSSLSPQDSRRSLASASDAGDSDPALLLMQEYMITLRNKLSPVELQQFAVLLREYRLGSNIDHFCSELLQLYGDNRKFLLLGMRPFIPDKDVGVFESFLESIGIREGGILTDSFGRIKRSMSNTSATAMRGYDNCSLASGSQEFNRRITDITHDIQALGFQDTHGDIEEEDYYL; encoded by the exons ATGAACCGAAGAAGTCCAAGAAGGTACAACAGCTTCTATTCTTCTCCCGGTAGTTTCCGGGCTTCCTCTCGTGATGATCAGGGACCATGTCAATGTTCTCCAGAGGTAACTGCACCACATGTCCTCGCCGCGTCGGAAGTCTGGGGCCCGGTTGAGCGCTCGGCGAGTCCTGCCGCTCACGTACAATATCAATCCGTCCCAAGGGAATCACTGCCGCGGGGGAAAGTCGCTCACAGGGACGCCGAATTAAGTCTTTCGAATGGAGCCCAG AGTTTTGTTTCCCCCATTAGGCGGCTGGTCTGGTCCAAAGCGAGTCGAAGGCCAGCAGACCGAGGCAGCGTTTACCGCCGCCCGTTGCACACCGTCCCCCTCTATCCCCCCGACTACGTCATCCACCCGGAGAGACTCATCTTCGACTACGTAGAGAAGGAGGTCAAG TTCCTCGGTCACCTGACCTGGGTGTCGGTTACACTGAACCCCTCCAGCCGAGACGAACTGTTACAACTACTGGATACCGCCAGG CAGCTGAAGGTGCTGCCGCTGAAGACCAGCGTGGATCAGGACTGCATTCTGAGTCTGTCCGCCCGCTGTCTGCTGCTGACGTGGCGGGACAACGAGAAGCTGCTGATGAGGGTCCCCACGCACGAGGTCGCCGCTGCCTCCTACCTGCGAGACGACGCACTGCACCTGCTGGTCCTCAAGACGG GTCTGAACGTGGACACTGTAGTTGCCGGGGACGACAGCCTGGACAGGAAAAAGCCAACAGGCATCGACGGGCGTCGTCAAACAATGAGCTGCAACGCTGACCCACGACCTGCAGGGGGCACAATGGAGCGACGACACACCATCTGTGGCGTGGACTGGAGGCCGTCACTGTCCAGGAGCAACCACGACAAAAGCCAGAACGTGGAGAGAGGAGTTgttggaggtggtggaggtggtggaggaggaggggagagggggggaggtgggAGTCTAGAGAGGAAGCGAGTGGGAGGGAGCTGGGAGAGGAGGCCGCAAGCACGTAAAACAGGTGGAAGCTGGGAGAGTCGCAGGGCAAGACCCGTGAGCGGGAGCTGGGGggtgggagtgggaggaggtggtggagggagctgggagaggagaggaggaggtggtgggggtggagggggcagctgggagaagagaggaggaggcgcggGGGGAAGCTGGGAGCGACGGCAGGCCTGCACAGGGAGCTGGGAGCGGGGCAAGAGCTACGGCAGCTGGGAGAGGAGGAACCACAACCCGCTGGAGCCCACGCCCTGCCCTGACGCCTACTGCAACCTGGTCATCCTGGCTGTGGAGAACAGG gATGCTGCAGAGGAGTACTGCTCGCTGATCTGTCAGATGTTCCAGATCATCTACGGCCACCAGACCATCGAGTGCGTCGACAGGGCGGGCTTTCACCACACCATGCCGGACCGCTATTGGCTGCAGAGGA GCGACAGTTGTCTGACCGACATGTCCTACAGTTACGACCCAgagttcagctgctgcagctcata TGATGGCTCCCAGGACGCCTTTGAGCTCTACTACAGCGAGACGTACAGCGAGAGCTCGTCTCTCTCGCCGCAGGACTCCCGTCGCAGTCTGGCCTCAGCCAGTGACGCAGGAGACAGTGACCCGGCCCTGCTGCTGATGCAGGAGTACATGATCACA ctgcgtAACAAGCTGAGTCCGGTGGAGTTGCAGCAGTTCGCGGTGCTGCTGAGAGAATACAGACTGGGATCAAACATCGACCACTTCTGCTCTGAGCTGCTGCAACTGTACGGAGACAATCGCAAGTTCCTGCTGCTGG gcATGCGTCCATTCATCCCGGACAAAGACGTTGGAGTGTTCGAGAGTTTCCTGGAGAGCATCGGGATCCGAGAGGGCGGGATTTTAACCGACAGCTTTGGACGCATCAAACGCAGCATGAGCAACACGTCGGCTACGGCCATGAGAGG GTACGACAACTGCTCTCTGGCCTCTGGATCTCAGGAGTTCAACCGGCGCATCACGGACATCACCCACGACATCCAGGCGCTCGGCTTCCAGGACACACACGGAGACATCGAGGAAGAGGACTACTACCTCTGA